Proteins encoded in a region of the Corynebacterium breve genome:
- the hisN gene encoding histidinol-phosphatase: MSNYADDLALALELAELADSITAERFEAADLEVNSKPDMTPVSDADLAVEEAIREKLSDARPNDALLGEEFGGEPVLEGRQWIIDPIDGTKNFVRGVPVWATLIALLDDGVPVVGVISAPALARRWYASQDAGAWRTFKGEGLKRLNVSGVETLDDASLAFSSLEGWATRDLRDKFIELTDKCWRLRGYGDFFSYCLVAEGAVDIAAEPEVSLWDLAALSVLVTEAGGRFTSIAGEDGPHSGDAVATNGLLHDPVLDSLR; encoded by the coding sequence ATGAGTAACTACGCCGATGATCTGGCCCTCGCTCTCGAACTCGCCGAGCTCGCCGATTCCATCACAGCCGAACGCTTCGAAGCCGCCGATCTAGAAGTCAATTCCAAGCCGGACATGACCCCAGTCTCCGACGCCGATCTCGCCGTCGAAGAGGCCATCCGCGAAAAGCTTTCCGACGCCCGCCCCAACGATGCCCTCCTCGGCGAGGAGTTTGGCGGCGAACCGGTCCTCGAAGGCCGCCAGTGGATTATCGACCCGATCGACGGCACCAAGAACTTCGTCCGTGGCGTTCCAGTCTGGGCTACGCTCATTGCGCTGCTCGACGACGGCGTCCCCGTAGTCGGTGTCATCTCCGCTCCCGCGCTGGCACGCCGTTGGTATGCATCGCAGGACGCGGGCGCTTGGCGCACTTTCAAGGGCGAAGGGCTAAAGCGCCTGAATGTCTCCGGCGTGGAAACTCTCGACGACGCTTCCTTGGCGTTCTCTTCCCTAGAAGGCTGGGCTACCCGCGACCTGCGCGATAAGTTCATCGAGCTCACCGACAAATGCTGGCGTTTGCGCGGCTACGGCGATTTCTTCTCTTACTGCCTCGTTGCAGAAGGTGCCGTAGACATCGCTGCGGAGCCCGAGGTTTCGCTGTGGGACTTGGCCGCGCTGAGTGTCCTCGTCACAGAGGCCGGCGGTCGCTTCACCTCCATCGCTGGCGAAGACGGCCCTCACAGCGGGGACGCTGTGGCCACCAACGGTCTGCTGCACGATCCGGTGCTGGATTCGCTGCGGTAG
- a CDS encoding inositol monophosphatase family protein, giving the protein MRPTTEEFIASHAHSTDLELARDLVEYAGSLALEMRDAGVATDFKTSISDVVTDADRAAEEFVARALEALRPDDGIVGEEGTAKHSASGKTWIIDPVDGTYNFASGSDYFCSALAVVTGEPSAPDELLVSAVNRPALSTTWLGTPDQATVNGTALPLLEDAPLSTLSVASYLHPTSMQVDDIRETWLRVAQGAATIRMFGAGSIDLATVAAGGVGAWIQHSVADWDWLPGKILVEAVGGAAVKVDAGGVTWCVAGNKQAVADITSALENS; this is encoded by the coding sequence ATGCGTCCCACCACAGAAGAATTCATCGCCTCACATGCCCACTCCACCGACCTCGAACTCGCGCGCGACCTTGTCGAGTACGCCGGCTCGTTGGCACTCGAGATGCGCGATGCCGGTGTAGCCACGGATTTCAAGACCTCTATCTCTGACGTTGTTACCGACGCCGACCGCGCCGCCGAAGAGTTCGTAGCCCGTGCGCTCGAGGCATTGCGCCCCGATGACGGCATCGTGGGCGAAGAAGGCACGGCCAAGCACTCCGCGAGTGGCAAGACCTGGATCATCGACCCCGTCGATGGCACATACAACTTCGCCTCCGGATCGGACTACTTCTGCTCCGCACTCGCTGTGGTGACCGGCGAGCCTTCTGCCCCGGATGAACTGTTAGTCAGCGCCGTCAATCGCCCCGCGTTGTCCACGACGTGGCTGGGTACTCCTGACCAGGCCACCGTAAACGGAACGGCCTTGCCGCTGCTCGAAGACGCTCCACTTTCTACGCTCAGCGTCGCTTCCTACTTGCACCCAACTTCGATGCAGGTCGACGACATCCGTGAGACCTGGCTGCGCGTAGCCCAAGGTGCAGCGACGATCCGCATGTTCGGCGCGGGTTCCATCGACCTAGCAACTGTTGCCGCGGGTGGCGTCGGCGCGTGGATTCAACATTCGGTGGCTGATTGGGACTGGTTGCCAGGCAAGATTTTGGTTGAAGCGGTCGGTGGCGCAGCAGTGAAAGTTGATGCCGGCGGGGTTACCTGGTGCGTCGCGGGCAATAAACAGGCGGTCGCTGACATCACTTCGGCCCTGGAAAATAGCTAA
- a CDS encoding DUF4395 domain-containing protein, translating to MSSVPGSRQIGIRLPGYEIPMINERAVRASAGILFLCGGIAFANAYFKQSIQPLQPFGMIFMLDMLIRVTLGDRWSPSMFLGRLAVRNQQPEWVGAPQKKFAWWLGFSLATISCLGMGLLSAPLSLTLALCSVCLVFLFLETSFGICVGCVLQARFSKEAPQYCAGGVCPAPTAR from the coding sequence ATGTCTTCCGTCCCTGGCTCCAGGCAGATCGGTATCCGCCTTCCGGGTTATGAGATTCCGATGATCAACGAACGTGCAGTTCGTGCGTCCGCCGGAATCCTTTTCCTCTGTGGCGGAATCGCATTCGCGAACGCTTACTTCAAACAGTCGATACAGCCCTTGCAGCCGTTCGGAATGATCTTCATGCTGGACATGCTAATTCGCGTGACATTGGGGGACCGCTGGTCGCCGTCGATGTTCCTCGGCAGGTTAGCAGTACGCAATCAGCAGCCCGAATGGGTAGGTGCGCCACAAAAGAAATTCGCATGGTGGCTCGGGTTTAGCTTGGCGACGATCTCGTGTCTAGGAATGGGACTACTGTCCGCCCCTCTGTCTCTTACTCTTGCGCTTTGCAGCGTGTGTCTCGTCTTCCTCTTCTTAGAGACGTCCTTTGGCATTTGCGTTGGCTGTGTACTCCAGGCGCGTTTTTCCAAAGAAGCACCTCAATACTGCGCGGGCGGGGTTTGCCCAGCTCCGACCGCCCGATAG
- the prfB gene encoding peptide chain release factor 2: MQPETTSTIEHLDSTLTTIEKVMDLDEMSDRVRELEQKAAEPSLWDDPDHAQQITTELSNVQGRLRKVRNLRTRVDDLPVMFELAEEEGDASLAEDELAELTKAIEALEVTTMLSGEYDQREAMINIRSGAGGVDAADWAEMLMRMYIRWAEKNGYKVDVYDISYAEEAGIKSATFVVHGEYMYGQLSVEQGAHRLVRISPFDNQGRRQTSFAEVEVLPVVEKTDSIDVPDADIRVDVFRSSGPGGQSVNTTDSAVRITHLPTGIVVSCQNEKSQIQNKASALAVLQSKLLELKRQEEKAEMDALGAGGNASWGNQMRSYVLHPYQMVKDLRTNFEVNDPQKVLDGDIDGFLESGIRWRMAEENAES; the protein is encoded by the coding sequence ATGCAGCCAGAGACCACTTCCACGATTGAGCATCTTGATTCGACGTTGACCACCATTGAGAAGGTGATGGACCTCGACGAGATGTCTGATCGGGTACGCGAATTGGAGCAGAAGGCCGCGGAGCCGAGTCTCTGGGATGACCCTGACCACGCTCAGCAGATCACCACTGAGCTGTCGAACGTGCAAGGCCGCCTGCGCAAGGTGCGAAACCTGCGTACGCGTGTCGACGATCTCCCGGTCATGTTCGAGCTTGCCGAAGAAGAGGGCGATGCGTCGTTGGCAGAAGACGAGCTCGCTGAACTGACGAAAGCAATCGAGGCCTTGGAAGTGACCACGATGCTGTCGGGCGAATACGATCAGCGTGAGGCGATGATCAATATCCGTTCGGGCGCCGGGGGAGTGGATGCTGCGGACTGGGCTGAGATGTTGATGCGCATGTACATCCGTTGGGCTGAGAAGAACGGCTACAAGGTCGACGTGTACGACATCTCCTATGCGGAAGAGGCCGGTATTAAGTCGGCAACGTTCGTGGTGCACGGAGAGTACATGTATGGCCAGCTCTCAGTCGAGCAGGGAGCGCACCGCCTGGTGCGTATCTCGCCGTTTGATAACCAGGGCCGGCGGCAGACGTCGTTTGCAGAGGTCGAGGTGCTTCCGGTGGTGGAAAAGACTGACTCTATTGATGTCCCAGATGCCGATATTCGCGTCGACGTGTTCCGCTCGTCCGGTCCAGGTGGACAGTCGGTAAACACCACGGACTCGGCGGTGCGCATCACTCACCTTCCGACCGGCATCGTGGTGAGCTGTCAGAACGAAAAGTCGCAGATCCAGAACAAGGCCTCGGCGCTTGCTGTTTTGCAGTCGAAGCTTTTGGAATTGAAGCGCCAAGAAGAAAAGGCCGAGATGGATGCGCTGGGTGCTGGTGGAAACGCGTCGTGGGGCAACCAGATGCGCTCCTACGTGCTCCACCCGTACCAAATGGTGAAAGATCTGCGCACCAACTTCGAGGTGAATGACCCGCAAAAGGTTCTCGACGGAGACATCGACGGCTTCTTGGAGTCTGGCATTCGCTGGCGGATGGCCGAAGAAAACGCTGAGAGTTAG
- a CDS encoding AMP-binding protein — MSYTSPFAEVTIPEVDVFTHIFGNLSEEDAARPAITEVNTDTTITYGELRDRALSVAGALAQRGIGKGDVVALQIPNSINYATALLGIARSGATVSPLGALLNRSDLENLLKLSGAKLYIGTTDVEEMPQIFSGEIPPLAAKGFAAPDVDISPDDLFAIPFSSGTTGVSKGVMLTHSNIVSNIEQTGHMFIENEIPDHSNFLCPLPFTHIYGMTTQLLCQLAHGHQVFSMPKFDLDAFLGAHSKHKIVMTFIAPPLAVALAKHPAVKKEDFESSRLMISGAAPLDNELARAVEQRLDTNLVQGYGMTETSPVTHVGLKGKSQPGSIGFVVPNTEFKIFELESNNEVPEGEPGELTIRGPQVTKGYLNNEEATREALIGDGWLRTGDIARVDDDGTVYIVDRAKEVIKYKGYQVAPAELEALLLTHPDITDAGVVGVYRDGLEIPRAFVVKREGAELTESEIMRWVAERVTPYKKIRAVDFIDEIPKNPTGKILRRELRDIPFEG; from the coding sequence ATGTCGTACACCAGCCCTTTCGCAGAAGTGACCATCCCAGAGGTCGATGTCTTTACCCATATCTTCGGCAACCTGTCTGAGGAAGATGCCGCGCGCCCTGCGATTACCGAAGTAAACACCGACACCACCATCACCTACGGCGAGCTGCGCGATCGTGCATTGTCTGTCGCTGGCGCTTTGGCTCAGCGCGGCATCGGTAAGGGCGATGTGGTCGCACTCCAGATTCCAAACTCGATCAACTACGCCACCGCGCTGCTTGGAATCGCACGCTCTGGCGCGACCGTCTCCCCACTCGGCGCCCTACTCAACCGTTCCGACCTTGAGAACCTGCTCAAGCTATCCGGCGCGAAGCTTTACATCGGTACCACCGACGTTGAAGAGATGCCGCAGATCTTCTCCGGTGAAATCCCACCCCTCGCAGCTAAGGGCTTCGCCGCACCAGACGTGGACATCTCCCCGGACGATCTGTTCGCGATTCCATTCTCCTCCGGAACAACCGGAGTGTCTAAGGGCGTGATGCTGACTCACTCCAACATCGTGTCCAACATCGAGCAGACCGGTCACATGTTCATCGAGAACGAAATCCCTGACCACTCCAACTTCTTGTGCCCACTGCCTTTCACCCACATCTACGGCATGACCACCCAACTGCTTTGCCAGCTTGCACATGGCCACCAAGTATTCAGCATGCCGAAGTTTGACCTCGACGCATTCTTGGGCGCGCACTCGAAGCACAAGATCGTGATGACCTTCATCGCTCCACCGTTGGCGGTTGCGCTGGCTAAGCACCCAGCGGTGAAGAAAGAGGACTTTGAGTCGTCCCGCCTCATGATCTCTGGTGCAGCCCCACTGGACAATGAGTTGGCCCGTGCGGTCGAACAGCGCCTAGACACGAATCTGGTGCAGGGCTACGGCATGACTGAAACCTCGCCCGTTACCCACGTGGGCCTTAAGGGCAAGAGTCAGCCAGGCTCCATCGGTTTCGTGGTACCGAACACCGAGTTCAAGATTTTCGAGCTCGAAAGCAACAACGAGGTTCCGGAAGGCGAACCAGGCGAGCTGACCATCCGCGGACCTCAGGTGACCAAGGGCTACCTGAACAACGAAGAGGCAACCCGCGAGGCTCTCATCGGCGATGGCTGGCTGCGCACCGGTGACATCGCACGAGTCGACGACGACGGAACCGTCTACATCGTCGACCGCGCGAAGGAAGTCATCAAGTACAAGGGTTACCAAGTCGCACCGGCTGAGCTCGAGGCACTGCTGCTCACCCACCCCGACATAACCGACGCTGGCGTTGTCGGCGTTTACCGTGACGGTCTTGAGATCCCGCGCGCGTTCGTCGTCAAGCGTGAGGGCGCCGAGCTCACCGAAAGCGAAATCATGCGCTGGGTAGCCGAGCGTGTCACCCCTTACAAGAAGATTCGCGCTGTGGACTTCATCGACGAAATCCCGAAGAACCCAACCGGTAAGATCCTGCGTCGCGAACTGCGCGATATCCCGTTTGAAGGCTAG
- a CDS encoding DUF488 domain-containing protein, whose protein sequence is MIYTAKVHDVLDGSAQVQGTSVLVDRLWPRGVAKTDLEVDLWLKDAAPSPELRKWFGHDPERFDEFSRRYCAELDEGNADVDKLRDLAKAGDVTLLFAAKDRDINHAVVLKGWLE, encoded by the coding sequence GTGATTTATACAGCCAAGGTCCACGACGTGCTGGACGGTTCGGCGCAAGTCCAAGGCACCTCTGTGCTGGTGGACCGACTATGGCCGCGTGGCGTGGCCAAGACCGATCTTGAGGTTGATCTGTGGCTCAAAGACGCTGCGCCCTCTCCGGAGCTGCGCAAGTGGTTTGGGCACGACCCCGAGCGTTTCGATGAGTTTTCCCGCCGCTACTGCGCAGAGCTGGATGAAGGCAATGCGGACGTTGACAAGCTAAGAGACCTTGCCAAAGCAGGCGACGTGACCCTATTGTTTGCAGCCAAGGACCGCGACATCAATCACGCCGTGGTGTTGAAAGGATGGCTGGAATGA
- a CDS encoding SDR family oxidoreductase gives MKTALVTGASRGIGRAIAEDLGRDHHVLVGATRDASEVVATLPSAEPFEVDLTDAAALAQAATQIESLDVLVHSAGVCPWETVEGSSLSTWREAFELNVFAVAELTRLLLPALRRTTGLVVAINSGSGFHSGEKAAVYSGTKFALRAFTDALRVEEKGRLRVTSVHPGRVDTDMQVQLQKDMGATGYDGSLYATPESVARAVRLAVDMGEDASVDEISVRPSGLVLGGAVR, from the coding sequence ATGAAAACCGCGTTAGTCACCGGTGCTTCCCGAGGGATCGGGCGCGCTATAGCCGAGGACCTCGGTCGCGACCACCACGTGCTGGTCGGTGCCACCCGTGACGCCTCCGAAGTAGTGGCCACGCTGCCATCGGCCGAGCCGTTTGAAGTGGACCTCACCGACGCGGCCGCGCTTGCCCAGGCTGCCACACAGATTGAATCGTTGGACGTGCTCGTTCACTCGGCTGGCGTGTGCCCGTGGGAAACGGTGGAGGGGTCGTCGTTAAGCACATGGCGCGAAGCTTTTGAGCTGAACGTATTCGCCGTGGCGGAGCTGACGCGCCTACTGCTGCCTGCTTTGCGACGAACCACTGGCCTCGTCGTGGCTATTAATTCAGGGTCGGGCTTTCATTCGGGCGAGAAAGCTGCGGTGTATTCCGGCACGAAGTTTGCCCTGCGCGCGTTTACCGATGCGCTGCGAGTAGAGGAAAAGGGGCGACTGCGGGTGACATCCGTGCACCCAGGGCGCGTGGACACGGACATGCAGGTGCAGCTGCAAAAGGACATGGGTGCCACGGGATACGACGGCTCGCTGTATGCCACACCGGAATCGGTCGCCCGAGCGGTGCGTCTGGCGGTGGACATGGGTGAGGACGCATCGGTGGACGAGATCTCTGTGCGTCCGTCGGGTCTTGTGCTCGGCGGGGCAGTGCGGTAA
- a CDS encoding rhodanese-like domain-containing protein, which yields MFRSLSVALAAGLTVVGLAACSSEPTALVTIDDDTIIIDARSPAEADSVGYLENSRLLDFNSGEVEAEISQLDPDAEYMVYCRSGNRSAQTVALLEENGFDNVTDLGSMEEASQATGLSIIR from the coding sequence ATGTTCCGTTCCCTGTCCGTAGCCCTTGCGGCTGGTCTGACTGTTGTCGGGCTGGCTGCCTGTTCTTCTGAGCCAACTGCCCTAGTAACTATCGACGACGACACGATCATCATCGATGCCCGCAGCCCAGCGGAAGCCGATTCCGTCGGCTATTTGGAAAACTCACGGTTGCTCGACTTCAACTCTGGAGAAGTTGAGGCAGAAATTTCGCAGCTCGATCCCGATGCTGAATATATGGTGTATTGCCGTTCCGGAAATCGGTCAGCGCAAACCGTGGCACTCCTCGAAGAAAATGGCTTTGACAACGTCACTGACTTAGGGTCGATGGAAGAGGCCTCGCAGGCTACTGGGTTGAGCATAATCCGCTAA
- the smpB gene encoding SsrA-binding protein SmpB, with product MAKKKKKQDRSVIASNRKARHDYHILDTYECGIVLVGTEIKSLREGKASLVEAFATIDNGEVWLRNLHIPEYSMGSWTNHSPRRTRKLLLHRGEIDSLEGKLRDGNRTLVPLSMYLKEGLVKVELGLAQGKQDYDKRETIKRRTEDREIAREMGKKFKGIKA from the coding sequence ATGGCAAAGAAAAAGAAAAAGCAAGACCGATCTGTTATCGCGTCGAACCGGAAAGCCCGGCACGATTACCACATTCTGGACACCTACGAATGTGGGATCGTGCTCGTCGGCACCGAGATTAAGTCACTGCGCGAGGGAAAAGCCTCGCTGGTAGAAGCCTTTGCGACGATCGATAACGGCGAGGTCTGGCTGCGCAATCTCCACATCCCGGAGTATTCGATGGGATCGTGGACCAACCACTCGCCGCGCCGCACGCGCAAGCTGTTGCTCCACCGCGGCGAGATCGACTCGCTTGAAGGCAAGCTGCGCGACGGCAACCGCACCTTGGTGCCGCTGTCCATGTATCTCAAAGAAGGCCTAGTCAAGGTGGAGCTCGGGCTGGCGCAGGGTAAACAGGACTACGACAAGCGCGAAACCATTAAGCGTCGCACTGAGGACCGCGAAATCGCTCGCGAGATGGGTAAGAAGTTCAAGGGCATCAAGGCGTGA
- the ftsX gene encoding permease-like cell division protein FtsX yields MNLGYVFREAFRGLGRNLTMSLALIITTAISLALVGTGILISQVTSDTKELYLDRVEVMIELDEEISANDKDCSSPACLEVRDSLDGDDGVESVTFRSREQSYDRFVELFGQTDPILVQETSPDALPATLHVRLEDPTDVAPIDAVRDLPQVELVVDQAEGVRTTADNLDAFRNGTFVVAAVQAIAAIFLIGNMVQLAAYHRREEMSIMRMVGASRWFTEAPFVLEAALSVLIGGVLATLGVWLGKTQLVDPMMNDLYASQLVSKLPDSAVWTTMPLVSLVGIMLAGIVAQATLRMYVRK; encoded by the coding sequence ATGAATCTTGGATATGTTTTCCGCGAGGCTTTCCGCGGACTAGGGCGCAACCTGACGATGTCACTGGCGCTGATTATTACCACCGCGATTTCTTTGGCTTTGGTGGGCACAGGCATTCTGATTTCGCAGGTCACCTCGGATACGAAGGAACTGTATCTGGACCGCGTCGAGGTCATGATTGAGCTGGACGAGGAGATTTCGGCAAACGATAAGGACTGCTCCAGCCCGGCATGTTTGGAAGTGCGTGATTCGCTGGACGGCGATGACGGCGTGGAGTCGGTGACGTTCCGTTCCCGCGAGCAGTCCTATGATCGCTTTGTCGAGCTGTTCGGGCAGACCGACCCGATCCTGGTGCAGGAGACCTCCCCGGACGCGCTGCCAGCGACGCTGCATGTGCGGCTTGAGGATCCTACCGATGTCGCTCCGATTGATGCTGTGCGCGATCTGCCACAGGTAGAGCTTGTCGTTGACCAGGCTGAAGGCGTGCGCACCACGGCCGATAACCTCGATGCTTTCCGTAATGGGACCTTTGTGGTGGCAGCGGTGCAGGCGATCGCGGCGATCTTCCTGATCGGTAACATGGTGCAGCTTGCGGCGTATCACCGTCGTGAAGAGATGTCGATTATGCGCATGGTCGGCGCGTCGCGCTGGTTCACCGAGGCTCCGTTCGTGCTGGAGGCAGCGCTGTCGGTACTGATTGGTGGCGTGCTTGCAACCCTGGGCGTATGGCTGGGCAAGACTCAGTTGGTCGATCCGATGATGAACGATCTTTACGCCTCCCAGTTGGTGTCGAAGCTGCCGGACAGCGCAGTGTGGACCACCATGCCGCTTGTTTCGCTTGTCGGCATCATGCTGGCAGGCATCGTCGCCCAGGCGACTTTGCGCATGTACGTGCGCAAGTAG
- a CDS encoding Na+/H+ antiporter family protein encodes MNAVLIAVLVMLILSVSRVHVVLSLFIGALVGGLLAGMGLEGTMVAFQEGLQGGAKIALSYALLGAFAMAVAASGLPRVLAEWLIGRVGVTDETTKSRAVTATKWGLLLGILAMSIMSQNLIPVHIAFIPLLIPPLLVVFNRLQLDRRLIASILTFGLVTTYMWLPVGFGSIFLNDILLGNIEKAGMDVSNINILSVMTIPALGMVAGLLIAVFVSYRKPRIYADKPIQGLAEEKEDEPISRYKIIVALVAIVATFLVQVVMQSIGTEADSLLVGALVGLSIFLLTGGVSWREADDVFTGGMKMMALIGFIMITAQGFASVMSATGEVESLVTASANLFEGSKGAAAFAMLLVGLIVTMGIGSSFSTLPIIATIYVPLCMTMGFSPAATVAIIGAAGALGDAGSPASDSTLGPTSGLNADGQHDHIRDTVIPTFLHYNIPLIISGWVAAMVL; translated from the coding sequence ATGAATGCTGTCTTGATCGCAGTCCTTGTGATGCTGATCCTCTCTGTATCTCGCGTACACGTTGTATTGTCCCTGTTTATTGGTGCTCTCGTCGGTGGCCTCCTGGCCGGAATGGGTCTTGAAGGCACGATGGTCGCCTTCCAAGAGGGCCTGCAAGGTGGCGCAAAGATCGCCCTCAGCTACGCACTTCTTGGTGCTTTCGCCATGGCAGTGGCTGCCTCGGGGCTGCCGCGCGTCCTTGCGGAATGGTTGATTGGTCGCGTCGGGGTCACTGACGAAACTACGAAGAGCCGTGCTGTCACCGCTACAAAGTGGGGTCTTCTCCTGGGAATTCTCGCGATGTCGATCATGTCGCAGAACCTGATCCCTGTGCACATTGCCTTCATTCCTTTGCTGATCCCGCCACTGCTGGTGGTGTTTAACAGACTGCAGCTTGATCGTCGCTTGATCGCTTCGATTCTGACCTTCGGCCTTGTCACCACATACATGTGGTTGCCCGTCGGTTTTGGTTCGATCTTCTTGAACGACATCCTTTTGGGCAACATCGAAAAGGCCGGGATGGATGTCAGCAACATCAACATCTTGTCTGTCATGACCATCCCTGCGCTGGGCATGGTCGCCGGCCTGCTCATCGCCGTTTTTGTTTCCTACCGCAAGCCGCGCATCTACGCAGATAAGCCAATCCAGGGCCTAGCGGAGGAGAAGGAAGACGAGCCGATTTCGCGCTACAAGATCATCGTGGCTCTGGTCGCGATCGTCGCTACGTTCCTGGTCCAGGTTGTCATGCAGTCGATCGGCACCGAAGCAGACTCGCTGCTGGTAGGTGCGCTCGTCGGTCTGTCCATCTTCTTGCTCACCGGTGGCGTGAGCTGGCGCGAGGCCGATGATGTGTTCACGGGCGGAATGAAGATGATGGCACTCATTGGTTTTATCATGATTACCGCCCAGGGCTTTGCGTCCGTGATGTCGGCTACTGGCGAGGTCGAATCGCTGGTGACTGCGTCGGCGAACCTGTTTGAAGGCAGCAAGGGAGCAGCGGCCTTCGCAATGCTTTTGGTCGGCTTGATCGTCACCATGGGAATCGGCTCGTCCTTTTCTACATTGCCAATCATAGCGACGATCTACGTGCCGCTGTGTATGACGATGGGATTCTCCCCAGCCGCCACCGTCGCCATTATTGGCGCGGCTGGTGCCCTCGGTGATGCAGGTTCGCCGGCATCGGACTCCACCCTTGGGCCAACTTCTGGTTTGAACGCGGATGGTCAACACGATCACATTCGTGACACAGTGATTCCGACCTTCCTGCACTACAACATTCCCCTGATCATCTCGGGCTGGGTCGCAGCGATGGTGCTCTAG
- the ftsE gene encoding cell division ATP-binding protein FtsE, whose product MITFSNVTKVYPTSTRPALDNVSFEIDKGEFVFLIGPSGSGKSTFLQLMIREENVTDGDIFFDEFHVNTLKGREINKLRQRIGYVFQDFRLLPKLNVYDNVAFALEVIGKPKNRIKKLVPEALELVGLESKAKRMPNELSGGEQQRVAIARAFVDKPPLLLADEPTGNLDPSTADDIMALLARINRTGTTVVMSTHNARAVNDMRQRVIELHLGKLVRDDERGVYGTVND is encoded by the coding sequence GTGATCACATTTTCCAACGTAACCAAGGTCTATCCCACCTCGACTAGGCCAGCGTTAGACAACGTCTCCTTTGAGATCGACAAGGGAGAGTTTGTCTTCCTCATTGGCCCCTCGGGCTCGGGAAAATCAACCTTCCTGCAGCTGATGATTCGCGAGGAAAACGTCACTGATGGCGATATTTTCTTCGACGAATTCCACGTCAACACGCTCAAGGGCAGGGAAATCAACAAGCTGCGCCAACGCATTGGCTACGTCTTCCAGGACTTTCGCCTGCTGCCAAAGCTCAACGTGTACGACAACGTAGCGTTTGCTCTTGAAGTTATTGGCAAGCCGAAGAACCGCATCAAAAAGCTTGTGCCGGAAGCGCTGGAGCTGGTCGGTCTGGAATCCAAGGCGAAGCGCATGCCAAACGAGCTCTCGGGCGGTGAACAGCAGCGAGTGGCGATTGCGCGTGCATTCGTCGATAAGCCTCCTTTGCTGCTTGCCGACGAACCCACCGGCAACTTGGACCCCTCAACTGCAGATGACATCATGGCGCTGCTCGCGCGTATCAACCGCACCGGAACCACTGTTGTGATGTCAACGCACAACGCGCGCGCTGTGAACGATATGCGCCAGCGCGTGATCGAGCTGCACTTGGGCAAGCTTGTGCGTGACGACGAGCGCGGCGTCTACGGAACCGTCAACGATTAG